A region from the Arvicola amphibius chromosome 12, mArvAmp1.2, whole genome shotgun sequence genome encodes:
- the Nuf2 gene encoding kinetochore protein Nuf2 gives METLSFPRYSAAEIVVHIRNKLLTGTDGKNFSKNDLHPIPKPEVLYTIYMRALQIVYGMRLEAFYMIPVNIEVMYPHLMENFLPVINLLFHLDSFMPICRVNDFEITDILCPKAKRTVRFLSGIINFIHFREACRETYSEFLLQNKSSMDKMQQLNSVNQEAMMKLEKLNSVPVEEQEEFKQYMDDIQELQYLLNQEFRQKTTVLQEGHAQKKSDISEKTKRLNELKLSMVSLKEAQDSLKSKIADSPKKVENCKEKMKDTVQKLRTSRQEVMEKTEVYRDSVDCLPSCQLEVQLYQKKIQDLADNKEKLSSTLKESLNLEDQIESDSSELKKLKTEENSLKRLIIVKKEKLATTRFRINKKQEDMKQYKQTVIEDCNKVQDKRGAVCEQVTTITLEIQKIKSGVQQLKDSAKREKLKSQEIFVNLKSALEKYHEGIEATTEEYCSRIEEKTAELKKRMFRVQPSSAQAVPP, from the exons ATGGAAACTTTGTCCTTCCCCAGATACAGTGCAGCTGAGATTGTGGTTCATATTCGCAATAAATTACTAACAGGAACTGATGGCAAGAACTTCTCCAAGAATGATCTTCATCCGATCCCTAAG CCCGAAGTCTTGTACACGATCTACATGAGAGCCTTGCAAATAGTGTATGGGATGCGGTTGGAGGCCTTCTATATG ATCCCGGTGAACATAGAAGTCATGTATCCACATTTAATGGAGAACTTTTTACCAGTCATCAATTTATTATTTCATCT GGACTCCTTTATGCCCATCTGCCGAGTGAACGACTTTGAGATCACTGATATTCTGTGTCCAA aagcaAAACGGACAGTTCGGTTTTTAAGTGGCATTATCAACTTTATCCACTTCAGAGAAGCATGCCGGGAGACGTATTCAGAATTTCTTTTGCAAAAT AAATCCTCTATGGACAAAATGCAGCAGTTGAACAGTGTGAACCAGGAAGCCATGATGAAGCTGGAGAAACTCAA ttcgGTTCCAGTTGAAGAGCAAGAAGAGTTCAAGCAGTATATGGATGACATTCAGGAGCTGCAGTACTTGCTGAACCAGGAGTTTAGGCAGAAAACG ACAGTGCTGCAGGAGGGGCATGCCCAAAAGAAATCAGATATTTCAGAGAAAACCAAGCGTTTG AATGAACTAAAGTTGTCAATGGTTTCTTTGAAAGAAGCCCAAGACAGCTTGAAGAGTAAAATTGCGGACTCCCCCAAGAAGGTGGAGAACTGTAAAGAGAAGATGAAAGACACTGTCCAGAAGCTCCGGACCTCCCGG CAAGAAGTGATGGAGAAGACTGAAGTCTATAGAGATTCTGTGGATTGCTTGCCTTCCTGTCAGCTGGAGGTGCAGTtatatcaaaagaaaatacaggaCCTTGCAGATAATAAGGAAAAGCTAAGCAGTACCTTAAAGGAG AGCCTAAACTTGGAGGACCAGATTGAAAGTGATTCATCAGAACTAAAGAAGCTGAAGACCGAAGAAAATTCCCTCAAAAGGCTGATAATTGTAAAGAAGGAGAAGCTGGCCACCACGCGCTTCCGAATCAACAAGAAGCAGGAGGACATGAAGCAGTACAAGCAGACAGTGATTGA AGACTGCAATAAAGTTCAAGATAAAAGAGGTGCTGTCTGTGAGCAAGTAACCACCATTACTCTGGAAATCCAGAAGATTAAATCTGGCGTTCAGCAGCTAAAAGATAGTGCGAAAAGGGAGAAACTGAAGTCTCAG GAAATCTTTGTAAACTTGAAAAGTGCTCTGGAGAAGTACCACGAGGGCATTGAGGCGACCACAGAGGAGTATTGCTCTAGAATAGAAGAGAAGACGGCCGAGCTGAAGAAGAGGATGTTCAGAGTGCAGCCCTCTTCAGCACAGGCAGTCCCTCCATAA